One region of Trichoderma breve strain T069 chromosome 7 map unlocalized scaffold00007, whole genome shotgun sequence genomic DNA includes:
- a CDS encoding major facilitator superfamily domain-containing protein, translated as MTVMDDEKLPKTIEDGTSSHLERPLEIDPAIEKRIVRKIDLRLMPFTVWIYLLCYMDRSNIGNAKILNADAGHDLLDSTHMTTKEYTIALMVFLVAYSIFEAPSNLAAKALQPNYWLGFLVIGFGAFCTAIAGANSFASTSALRFFLGAFEAEERATRIALFLCSATLAGAFGGAIAFGVGHMDGRLGLEGWRWLFIVEGVPSIVLGILTFLFMPSYPEKAGWLTEEEKAIQVARLGVNSSHGEAKLNWEDAKATLKDVRLYVHYITYMCIGVGVSSLSLFAPTIVSGLGYKNLQAQLFTIPPYAVAYVVTLVLAMISDHKKTRGLVAGGCFLFGTIAFIIQACLPGKLYAARYAMLCISTAGVFAGLPPLCAWISDNVRTTTAGSLATGLNIAFTGPGQIIGVWIYRAQDAPFYRLGHGINAGFLAVGTVLSFSLWWHYTRLNKKLVGTNEPRWIA; from the exons ATGACAGTTATGGATGACGAAAAGCTTCCAAAGACCATTGAGGATGGGACCAGCTCCCATCTCGAGCGTCCGCTGGAAATTGATCCAGCCATCGAGAAGAG GATCGTGCGTAAGATAGACTTGAGACTGATGCCTTTTACCGTCTGGATCTATCTCCTATGCTACATGGACAGGTCCAATATCG GCAATGCCAAGATCTTGAATGCCGATGCGGGCCACGACTTGCTGGATTCAACTCATATGACGACTAAAGAGTACACCATTGCCCTCATGGTCTTTCTAGTGGCATATTCCATCTTTGAGGCACCAAGCAATCTTGCAGCCAAGGCTTTGCAACCCAATTA TTGGCTAGGCTTCTTGGTCATTGGTTTCGGAGCCTTCTGCACAGCCATAGCCGGGGCGAATAGCTTCGCCAGCACATCGGCCCTACGATTCTTTCTCGGTGCCTTTGAG GCGGAGGAGCGAGCAACTCGGATTGCATTGTTTCTTTGCAGCGCTACTTTGGCTGGCGCATTTGGCGG GGCTATTGCATTCGGCGTTGGACATATGGACGGCAGATTGGGCCTGGAGGGCTGGCGATGGTTGTTCATCGTTGAGGGTGTTCCATCCA TTGTCCTAGGAATCTTGACTTTTTTGTTCATGCCAAGCTATCCGGAAAAGGCTGGCTGGCTtactgaagaagaaaaggccatCCAAGTAGCCCGCCTCGGCGTCAATTCATCTCACGG AGAGGCAAAACTCAACTGGGAGGATGCAAAGGCCACCCTCAAGGATGTTAGGCTATACGTGCACTACATCACGTACATGTGCATCGGCGTCGGTGTCTCATCGCTGTCACTCTTTGCCCCTACCATTGTTTCGGGTCTTGGCTACAAGAATCTCCAGGCCCAGCTTTTTACGATTCCTCCTTATGCCGTTGCTTACGTCGTTACTCTTGTCTTGGCCATGATATCCGACCACAAGAAAACGAGGGGTCTTGTAGCTGGCGGATGTTTTCTCTTTGGCACTATTGCCTTTATCATTCAAG CCTGTTTGCCTGGCAAGCTATACGCTGCCCGCTATGCAATGCTTTGCATCAGCACCGCTGGCGTCTTTGCTGGTCTTCCTCCGTTGTGCGCATGGATCTCAGACAATGTGCGTACCACAACGGCGGGATCCCTAGCCACGGGACTCAACATTGCCTTTACGGGGCCAGGCCAAATCATAGGCGTCTGGATCTATCGCGCACAGGATGCGCCATTCTATCGCCTGGGCCATGGAATCAATGCTGGGTTCCTCGCTGTGGGGACGGTTCTGAGCTTTTCTTTGTGGTGGCATTACACGCGgctgaacaagaagctggtggGCACTAATGAACCCAGATGGATTGCGTAG